Genomic segment of Centropristis striata isolate RG_2023a ecotype Rhode Island chromosome 21, C.striata_1.0, whole genome shotgun sequence:
TGCACTAGTTCACACTATTTACTGTGAATAGCTAcctgtgttttcatttgttcCTTTTAGAGATGACATGAGTTGGATAACACTTTGTGGCAGGTGTAATGATGAAAGATTCCAGTGATCAACATGAAATGTTTGCTTTACTTTCAGACAAAAGTAAGCGCAGCTCCCTCCCAGAGTACCAGAGTCACTCGTTCAATGAAACAGCCGCATCAAGTGCAGAAGGTACTACTTTCTTTAAGATATGTTCTCATATTAACATCCATAAAAAGCTAATGTGTACTTTATTAACTGTATTTATTGCTTTTCTTCCTGCCAAAATTTCTGCAGCCTCTGAAGATGCAGGATCCAAATACTGTGGCTAAGAAAGGTAAATTGATCAAGTGTCCTTCattgttttaaatgaaacataatgTTTCCTGTAACCTGTAACTGTGTATTTTAGGTCTGACCTCTCATTCCTCTTCTAGCTCAGCCTGCTGTGGAAAGATCAACCAGGAGCCGTGCCGCTCCTGCACCAGTTGTTTCCAAGACCAAAGTTTGTGCCGGTGagtaataataagaaaaatcaCATAACTGGACCTTTGCACCAGCCATCATGTTGGTTTCACTCTATTATGTTTCCTCATTTGCATCTCaacctgtgtctctgtgtcatgCCATCCTACTAAAGTGGAGCCCATCGTACGAGCGTCGTCCACCAGATCAGCCAACAGGCCTCCTGTTACAGCAGCTCCTGTGATGAAAGACAAACCGAAGGGCAAGCCTGCAGGTACACTGAGCCAAGAATAAAGTTTaggcagttttaaaaaaaattatattaggAAAGACCCTGGGGTTTTCCTCCTAGGCCTTCCCTCTAGGGACTTACATCTCACTCATAAGCTCCTTGATAAAGTCCTTCTCGTTGGTCGAAAGTGTAtattaaaaatctgtttctgtgttttgtattgttaatgtgtttaaaaacaataaagtgtgtttaaaaaaaaaaaaaaaaaaaaaaaaaaattttagatTTGGCTTATAAACTGTAAGCACAAAACATGTGATCGTCAAAACAAAAGTACAGCGGCCTAATGTTTCGATGAAACCACTTTAAATATTGTTCCATGCCTCTCCTCACCCTCAGATGTAAGAACAACAAGGAGCAGGGCGTTTGTCAGCCACGTGGCTCCCCCTGCTGACCAACAGAGGAACTGTAAAGGTACTAAATGTTGATAAAGGGCCACCCAACTTTAGAAACTgttgaatgtgaatattttttttcacttctgacaccatttttttttaatgcatctcTCCTTTTAATATGCAGTAACTGACGACAACAGTGTTGAACCTGCTGTGCCCAAGGTGAGCATCACTGAGTTTTATACATTGGGAGACTGTGTGGGTTTGTCGACGGTAGATGCCAATATTTAGAGAGCAGGGCAGTTGGTGGCTGATATGTAATGcagatatgttgttgttgttggtggtggTTTTTGTTTacttaaaatatacatattgaGATTGTTTGATAAATAATGATCACATCACTTATTTGTAATGCAGCATTTAAATATAGCATTATGGTATCACAACATCCAAAATCTAATGGTATCTAGTCTTGTATCACAATATTGATATTCCACgggtatttaaaaaacaaaactttgttAAAAAGTAGATTTTTAGGTGCAGATAACATACATTTGCAAACTCGCATCCATAATAACGGATAAATGATAGTGTAGAGGCTCAGGGTAATACTAATATTATTCTGTTGGCCTATTAATCAGTCTATGACTAGGTGTGTTAAATTAATGACCATATTTTGTGATGTTTCAGTTAATTAGTTTGCTGTTTTGTCTTGTAAAGGACCCAGAGCTGAAGGAGCCTGAGATAAAGGAACCAGAGGAAAAACCTTGTCCCCCCAGCCCAGCACCCTGCTCTGAGGAGGAAGACATGGTGGTGGACCAAGCTCCGGCTGACTCCATCCCTGCTGGGGATCCCGTTGAAGAACCGTCTTCTTTAACTTCTTTCGCTCCAGATGGTTTCAAATTCTCAGCTCCGACTGGATTATCCTCCTTCAAGTTTGAGCCTCTCACTCCTCGCTCAGCCGATGCCTTTCTTACACCAAGGTCAGTCTGATGTCCGTCTTCTCCGTTTGTCTTCTTTGTTGAAGATATTTAAACACCAGAAAGCTTTAATTGTTGCGTGTAACTGcagtaaatattattattgtctttgGAGCCtccctgaaaaaaaagattttaaatgtattcatgatTTTAAACTCAATGCCATGCTGTCACTCTTTCTCCCTAGCAACAGCTTCACTCTTCCAGACGTCCCTGTTTTCAGTGCTGAGCCTCAGGCCGAGCCAAGCGAACCCTCTCCTCCTAAATCTCCTCGCCGCTCTGCTCCATGTACATCACCGACTCCAGGCAGCCCCCTGGAATCCAAGCATGACGTACCATACTTCAGGTTATATACCTTTCTAATCTTTCTAATCATCTGTTGTTCGTATTTTCTCATTCTTTTTTAGTTTATTCAATCATATCTTTCTTGATTCAGATCTGAAATCGCTAATGAGACGGACAGACTGATGACTCTGTGTGCCAGCTGGGAGTTTAAAGTGGAGGATGAGTCCATCCCAGAAGAGAGTGAGTGTGACTATTATTGGTAGTGCTCTTGATTTGTAAAATGATATTCTCTAACCGAGCAGTTGTAATTCATTGCAAaagttcattgcaccttatttgtttcatagcaccaacatttttatactgtatattcatatttattctgcactggaattctattctactccttaatacatactccttctttagacactttattttttactatattttattgtatttttatattttattgcttgaagtatgccttggttgttctttttatttaattgtgttgttattgtatgtaatgctgctgctacactgtaatttcccagcttgggataaataaagtatatctatctatctatctatctatctatctatctaattctGTTCTTGCTCTTGTCTGTTCAGTGAGAGACCGCATGCGTACAGCCATCGGTCAAGCGAGGCTGCTGATGAAAGAGAGATTCAACCAGTTCGCCGGTCTGGTGGACGACTGCGAGCTGGGCCGAGGGGAGAAGATCACCACCTGCACTGACCTGCAGGGATTCTGGGACATGGTGTATTACCAGGTCAGTACCTCACAAGAAGGGAGTGACATTATTTCAGACATCCATAGATAAGGACATTAATATTTATGTACGTTTTCTACTTTCAGGTGGAGGATGTCAACAAGAAGTTTGACGCTCTCAAAGAAGCAGAGAGCAGAGGCTGGGTGGAGGAGCACAAGCCGCCGCCACCCCGACAGAGGAAAGTGGTGAAGGTAAAGACTCTTTCCagtgtatatttataataaatattttactatATGAGTCTATACATTGTTCTTCAGGTGAATTCTGCATAGTATAGCATTTAAAAATTGGTTTGTCCGCTATGTTAAGGGGCATAATTGTTATGATGTGGATGTTAAGACATTGTTCATGTAATTTGATTTTTGATAGAAGCCAGCTGCACCCGCCAAACCAGCAGGAACCAAAGCGGCCGCCAAATCTCGCCTGGCCGCTGTGAAAGCGGCCATGAAAGCCAAACAGCAGGCAGCCCAGGCAGAGAAAGCAGCTAAGGATGCTGGTAACGCTGAGGACACCCCAAGCCAGGACTCTCAGGAACCACAACCCCAAGCAGAGCCTAAACCCACTGACGCGGTGGTCTTTGACGGAGGATTCTTCCAGGTAGAAAGCCCAGCCAGACCATCAGGTGAGAAAAGCCAAAATCAATGTCTTTCATTTCAATTTTTCAGTGTACTCTTTCTGTAGGATAAATCCATAGATGAATCTACATTGAAATGTAACCTAGGTACACAGGTGAAATATCAGAtcatgggaaaggaaaactTCTTGGACGAAAGTCAGCATAGCGTATCCTaagcggatgctctggttgatacgataacattagaataggaaCATAATCTCCCAAGTGTACTCGCATAtcaaatgattgtcataacaggaaagtacaggacattaaaaccttagttacaaagaaacaatgacCCACGAACTGAAGTGAAATTAGCTGGTCAGAGGCGTTGTCTCTCAGAGTTGAtctggtcgtcaagtgtttttctttaaagattttctacgcAATTTCCTGCCGGACTAATAACTGTGTTCAACTCTCTGAAGGTTCAGTGAGGAGATCCAGTCGTCTGAGTGCTGCTGTGCTGCCTCAGGCCTCTCCCTGCTCCAGCTACCTCTCACCCAGAAGAGTGACTCGGCGGTCCCTGGCGCTGGCACAGACCCCCGTTCCAGCGGTCGGCTCTCCTGTTCAGCCCGTCCACACTCCCGCTCACCTACGTCTTGCCCTCAGCCTAACCCCAGCACAAACACCAAAGTCTCAGCGAGGCACTCCTCAGTCATCCCGGAACAGAAAGGACACTGTAAATTCCTCCCTTTGTTTCTCAGCTGTCAAAGAAGCGCTTTCAGAAGTCACAAAGCCAGAAGGAAGCTCTGCACACCAGTCAGGAACAGACTCCACGCAAGAAATCGCTGCTTCTGTTCCTGAATTGAGCACGCCCACACCTGTACATTCACTTCCAGCCATTACTGTAGTCGAGGAACTAGCTGAAGCTGTCGATGTTGACCTCCCTCTATCTCCAAGACTGTCCCCCTCTCCATGCAAAACACCTCCTCCAGTCTCCCAGGCCCCTGAGCCCTCAGCATCTCTGAGTTTCATGTTGTCACCCTGTGTGACTCCCAGCCAGCCTCCTACCCCCTCCCCTCCTGCTGTGGAGGCCCAACAGTCTGTGTGTCACACACCAGACAGCTCAGTTGTCGAGGTAAAAACACTTTCAGGCTCCAGTAGTCCTCATTTTGTACTATAAAAATCTCTTAATACCATTTATTAAAAGCTGTGATCCAAACTGCTTTTTATGGAACCCATTTCTGCTGGCGTGATAGGAGTAGAATGTCCTTTGTGTCATTACAATGAACTATGTGAACTATCTCGAATGACTTAATTTTCTTGAAATGACTTGGCAAATCTAAAAATGATGAGAAACTGTCTCAAATAATGACTTGCGGTATCTTAAAAATATTGAGTGTTTTTCGACACATCGGTGGAAATGATTTTCCATAGCTTTCACTTGCAATTAAGTAAACAAGTTATTCTCTCTTCCATTTCAGGAAATTCCTGGGTTGGACTTTGAGCGTTACCTCCAGCCTTCACAGAGATGCAGCCTGTCACCGCGGGACACAGTTACCGTAGAGACTCTGTCCCCCATGGCGGTGGATGTAGAAATGGAGAGTCCCAGAGGACAATCGGAGGACTTGCTCACTCAGCAAGAGCCAGGTATGGATAATGCCCATAGGTACAGTGCATGTGTACACACTATGTACACCTGGGTTTTATACCTTAACAACACTAATGGAGACTAAAGCTGCTGGGATTTCTatattgaaatgtatttttatttgagtaGTAGTAGTTAGAGTAGGAAATGTGATTGCCTGGTTATAAGGGAATACCACACTCAGTTTATTTTAAACTGACTGCACAtttcactgtcttcactcaCTTCTCACTGTCATCACAGCACATCCAGCGGTGCCTTCAGTGTTTGCTCTCCAGTCGCCACAGGTTAATGTTTtacccttttttcccccctctttaCTTTAAAATACTGACATGTAAACCCTCAATGATTCCTTAACTCTAtcacttacatttatttatttcatcctTATTGTTGctgaatgattattttttttgtatctgcattttttttcagcccCAGGCGGCCGAGTCTCCCATGCTTCTCTTCACCCCGGACCCCAAGGACCGGATACGCCAGTCTTGCTGTCCAAGTGACCTGATGGTCTTCACGCCTCCCCTCTAATGTGTAgcaaagtttttgttttaaatccttctattttgatatataacgaatacttttttaactttttcatgaaaaaaaatttgagtgattctgtctTTAACTTCTAGATAGTTGGAAAGctatttttaactatttaaactgttttatctTAGCAATTAAAGTTCCTATTATAGCAAGAAAGTGGCCATTACTCTTCATTTACATACAAGAACCAAATCATCAGGACACtcaatacttttatatttcactgtatttgaaggctttgggcattttgtgtttttctttttttttgggtgggagtggggggctGTGAGTAGTTCAGGTACAGAACGATGAGCTTCATCTAGAGTTCGTCAgattttttctgctgcatctctcGTCAATCTTCTAAAGCTCCTTCTCCCTGTAACAACACAGTATAACACTGAGAACTACACATCTGTGGCACAATGTAAGTTAAGCAGCAGTAGGATGATTGGAACATGGGCAGTTACAGTTCATatccaaaaaacagacaatactGGCATGGAAGCAACACAAAGGAAAAGTTTAAaggtgccatctagtggctgtGTTGTGTAAATATAGCTTTAATTTTTTAGGGCAGCTCAAAAAACTGACTCATGTTCATGCTCCCCCACATTTCTACACATGTCAACCCAGAATATATATgtctaacatttaaaaaaaatccatgaagATTTATGTGGTGGCAACAAAATCACTGTGAATAAATCCCATGTGTAATAATACAGTGCATTAAacaacaaatggaaaaaaaacaaaaatcttggAAGTGTATTACCTGGCTCTTTGTTTAGCTTTAGCCAGAGCGATGCGTCTCTGGGCTTCCTGTCGAAGCCTCTCCTCCTTCATGTTGCTGGAAACTATCTGATGATGATCAAACGCCGggaagaaaaaatggttaaagaaTTGATGGATTGTCTGTTTCCAGAGCTCCACCTCACGCTCCTTGCCCTTCATTCGTCTGGTTTGCACATCCTTTCTTTCACCTCGATGCTCTTCTGTGTGctctaaagaaaaaaagacccaaaattagcTTGTATACTAACaccaatataaaaacaaaaactgcattATTGAGGATTATTTTTCCAGCCATAGAAAGATGTGTGTTCCCATCTTAATCCTATTTGTCAATATGTATGTGAAAATTTACAACAAACCTGCGGACTGATTGATTTTAGTCTTGAAATCTTGACTGTCCACAAATTCAGCAGTGGACGATTCTGCTATGTTGCCTGTCTGTAATAACATGTAGATGCAATCATGTTAATAATGCTAAACTCAGCATATTTCAATAATATTAACTGCAGGATTGTTAAATACTGATATAAATACTAGACATTTTTTGCATCCTAGACTTGTTGATGTAACCAACCTTCTCTGTTATGGGTTTGGAGTTTTCAGGGAGGCTGGAGGGAGCCACCTGgaaagaaatgacagtaaacttttttgtctgttttcttgTGCAGAACTCACAATTTGTAAATTTCTGTAATTACAAGAATTAAATCAGAGTACACTAGATAAAGTAAACAAAGTAAGTGAGGGGTGCAGAGGTCAGGAGAGGCTCAAGGGCAGTCTGTAGTGTAGTCTGTAGTGCAAAATATTCTCTCTTGCTTCCACCTTAGGTAGATCCCTCCTGGCCTCAGTGTCGGGGCAGGATGGTGACCGGCTCTCCTTCAGGCCTTCAGAAACCTGCTGAAACTTCACCTCAGCAGAGCCCAGAAGGACCTCAAAAAACTCCAGGAATGTAATCTGAAGCAGAAAGAGTGTAACAACAAGACAGGCGATATGGAGAGGGaaagaaatgcacaaaaaggGTAAGTAAATGAATGCTCAATGGGCACTGAAATAATGCATTTACAAGGTCACTAGTGCAAACAGACCTCCAGATCCAGACAGGAGGACATGTTGCTGGGGTCATGGCTCTCTGCAGTGATGATCTGCAGTAGTTTTGCTGTGGTCAGGTTATTGTCCAGCAGACAGAGATCCTGACAGGGGTTACAATAAACCACAATGTATTAACACACTGAATGCTggccaaatattttttttttccaaccataTGATGTAGAACTTATTCTTTCATTACTCAACATTAAGCAGCTTTCTGGTTTTGTTGTAACAAGCAAGATAAACTGCATacataccaaggttattatagttaacgaaaactagaattgaaaaaacattttcgttaactgaaataaaaataaaaactagagattttaaaaaaacgataactaactgaaactgtattgtgtggttacaatactaactaaaattatagtgaaaatgtccttagttttcgtttttgtcaacttttttcattcataattcagtgtttctatttgaacatgcaacacatggtaaatatgtttactgagactgggatgtctacactccaaccaaaattcaaaacacccagaactgtaagagttaataaccttattggggctgagatggataaaccaaaggaaataaacgcacaatttattatgaccactttgaatctggcacccaacacatagcccattacaaaaaactaaaactaacactaaaactaatcaaaactaaactaaaactaagcattttcaaaaaataaaaactaaactaaaactagcaatctcactctaaaaactaactaaaactaactgaatttgaaaacaaaaattcacaacaaaattgaaactaaaactaatgaaaaatccaaaactattataaccttgatacatacatatatattcaataaagtggggaaaataaatgagaagaaattaaatgcaTGTTAATGTTCGTGTTGCAGTGTTACTGCACCTTGAACATCCACAGCAGGTGTCTGCAGGTCATGCTCTGGTCATCTCTAGGGGCAACATTGACCTTGCAGTAAGCCTGGTAGACTTGCCAGCACTTCTTTAAGTATTTCACAGCCATTACTGCACAGTCCGGCTGCCTAAAGAGGAAACCTGGATCAACACAGCTATAGTTAATGAGAAACACTATTAAAcaatactgtatatatcctataatATTGGCCTCAGCACCCTACCACAGAGGAACCTGcaaactgatcatgttttttttttacctttttacctTACCCTTACGTATATTGCTATAAATCAGTTTCCATGTTACTCTAGTCATTAAATACATGTGGGTGCACATAAGCATTATAGTTTTAGCACCTTTTATATTCTTAGCATTAGGAAGGATGTTGTCTGTCATCAGTTTGGAAAAGCAGGCAGCCAGAAGGTTTTTTTGTGACCTGTGAAAAGAGGAGAAGCGGTGTTTGAGTAAAATGCTTCAGTCAGCATGCTTACATGCTGATAtatactactggtcaaaagttttagaacacaccaacttttccagaattgaattgaaaattatacagtttaatgtctcagtgtactctgaaatgaatgcacatttaaaattctttattgagcatgatagtgttttgaaagtaaaaaaaagattcaaaatcacattttatgttggactaaatgaccaaaaaaagacacaaaatgactaaaaaaagaaacaaaatgaccaaaaaaagacacaaaatgacttacaaagacatgaaaagaattcaaaaatggacaaaatagcccaagactccatagagttaagttgttaacccatttcttgttccctgaaaaaggcctacttgtataattctgaaatgtacattatttttcagttttggttaaccttacctttttttatttacctctggcagttcaccacttacctttgtaccctttcaagctgttgatttgacttgaactgcttgattttcaataaaaaactggaaaaattggagtgttctaaaacctttgaccggtagtgtatactATGTGGAATTTTCGGAAAACTCTTGCTATTAAGGAGACCGGTGAACATGTGTAGAAAAGAAAGGTGAAACTGCAGTCTTGCAGGCTACACAACCATTTTCCAATATGACACGCCCCCTGAGATAACTTCAGATATTCATTCATACATCCATTATCCAAACTTGGGTCACAGAGGGCTGGAGTCGATCCCAGCTGATATTGGGCAGGAGGAGGGGTACAGACTATTGTAGGGCAGATAacttagagacagacaaccattcacactcttaTTCAAACCTActggcaatttagagtcactaattaaacctaagctgcatggttttttttggactgtgagaggaagctggaggacccagagagaacccacatccacacggggagaacatgcacatAGAAGAAACACAAGCCAGAATCGAACCAGCAACACTCTTACTGTGAGGCAAGACTTTAGATATAACTTACTAATTTTAACTCAAAccacaagctttttttttttttaaacctaaccaagtagtttttgtcCAGTCACTAAACATGTTGAGATCATGTTTGAGTCATGTTGATACATGTCTAGCTTACTGTTCAACTTGCTTAACATTACAAAGCAATCCAAATGTTACAGTTAGTTACTGTTTTTTGCAAATACTTAGCGATTAAGTGTGTTAAAATTAAAAGTGTGATCTGATGACGGCACTAGATACAGTGGAAAGTTGGGATCTACCAAAGTCATTAGGACTCATTCTGAGTTCATTCTTAGGCACCCAACAGTTCATAATCAATAGATACAAGAGTTTGATGATCTGAAGAGTCATTCCTTACGCCATGTCTTCATGGTAGATGTGGTAAGCCACAACCACGAGACAGCTGAGGAACCGACGCAGAAGCATGGGAGTGAAAGGAGAGTGGACCTCTGCTGTTCCAGAATCctctgagacacacagagtAAAAATATTaagcacacatacagtacaggccaaaagtttggacacacccatctcattcaatgcgtttttctttattttcatgactatttacattgtagattctcactgaaggcatcaaaactatgaatgaacacatatggaattatgtacttaacaaaaaaagtgtgaaataactgaaaacatgtcttgtattttagattcctcaaagtagccaccctttgcttactagaatataagacatgttttcagttatttcacacttttttattaagtacataattccacatgtgttcattaatagttttgatgaatttacaatgtcaatagtcatgaaaataaaggaaaaacattgaatgagaaggtgtgtccaaacttttggcctgtactgtatactgtAACTATGAATGTCCTGTTCTGTATATATGTGAGACTGTGAGTGCTAGTCGTTCTCACCTTTGATAAAATGGTCTATCTGTGTCAGAGTGATGCCGTGATGGTGGATGTTACAGTCTCTGAGCAGGCGCCAGAGCTGCAGGCGGGTCAGCAGGAAGGTGTTATCTGGGGAGTGGGCGTGGCCAAGTCTGCCGTAGAAACCGTAGATGGATCTCAGCTCTCTGTCCAGCCTCAGCACCACACACTCCACCTGTTACACATGAGCTGCAGTATCAGGGCAGGACCTGGGGTGGAAATAAAGACGTGGGGGTGTTGGAGTGTGAGCCGGGACCCGACCTGTTTAATCTCAGTGTCGTGCTTTCTTTCAGGGATTTTCTGCAGAAGACATTCAATGTTCAGAGCCATGTCTGGTCCTAGGATAGATGAACCTGTAACAAGACAAGTACATTATacgccaggggtgtcaaactcaaatacacactcaaatacacacaatgggccaaaatttaaaacttgaataaaatcgcgggccagcattgaacaaataaaccttttaatatataccaaacatgttttgctttaacattaaatatggaaccagcaacgcttataaacatacaatatataacaaaatagtgcagacatgcaaaatcaaatttcaaataaaaacacatcaatgtcattaatttattaaataaaaattgtatgcctcttttctatttgcatccttctgatttaaatatcaaaataatgtttttcaacaggctaatacatttaaaaataaattaacaataataaatctagtattagcggtaaatgcgccgtataataccggcgggtcagcttttatagtacaataataatataataatttgatattggctcgcgggccaaataaaattacactgcgggccaaatatggcccgcgggccagagtttgacacccctgttatACGCCATTGTAGCTGAGGATTTCAGACACTGTTAACACTGGCTGAACATCTTCAATGTACTGTACCAGACAGAGGAGTGAGAGCTTTGTGTGTCATCATCTGATCGTCCACAAACTCTCCTTCAAAGATATGCCCATCTTCAAAAGTGAACTTTCCCTATGAATCATAAAGTACAGTAACTTTTAGAATTTCTTAAAAGTACATACATGTGTATCATAGATGAACACTGAGTTTTAAATGGATGCCAGATCTCTCATTTTCTGCTATTCCTAACACACTTCTGAAGTATTAATAACAAGTTAACACTACTTCTAATCTGTTTAACCCTGAAATTTAGTGAATTTGGAGACTTTTATAGAAGCCCATTTCTGCCAATGTGACAAAAAGGTaatacatcatcatcatcataaggATTTATGGGATAGTCATTATAATAAGAAACCCTCTTAGAAAAATGACGAAGAATTTGAagtatctcaaaaataatggctatgatatgatttttttcaaatcataaTGACTATGATGATGAAGATAATTGTGGATAAATCCCTCTCTcgctttcttttttaaaattaatatttgaaatgAGGAAGGCACTTGCGAATGACAAAATAGTACAAAATGTAAACCGTACATTGAGGGTTTATATTTCACCTTTTATTCTTAAGAtttcattgaatttattttatacaaaatgaaCCGACAGACTAGGAACAAGGAAGGTCTTGggtaaataataacgataataaatatgaaacaaaatttaaatctaaactaAAAAGAAATCAGGATTG
This window contains:
- the dlgap5 gene encoding disks large-associated protein 5 isoform X1, which gives rise to MESRFAHLRERDTSVSMLRVKMSRRRSQSQKENRQRAMNTRRQLEKLQELEMSTMDASMAVTDMSVIQEKTLNKAKSAKQAAGEERMKQLERWKERKALEKEKEKREKERKGVFKTGVYHPKDRLVIAPLPVVPAASTRAKETKVSAAPSQSTRVTRSMKQPHQVQKPLKMQDPNTVAKKAQPAVERSTRSRAAPAPVVSKTKVCAVEPIVRASSTRSANRPPVTAAPVMKDKPKGKPADVRTTRSRAFVSHVAPPADQQRNCKVTDDNSVEPAVPKDPELKEPEIKEPEEKPCPPSPAPCSEEEDMVVDQAPADSIPAGDPVEEPSSLTSFAPDGFKFSAPTGLSSFKFEPLTPRSADAFLTPSNSFTLPDVPVFSAEPQAEPSEPSPPKSPRRSAPCTSPTPGSPLESKHDVPYFRSEIANETDRLMTLCASWEFKVEDESIPEEMRDRMRTAIGQARLLMKERFNQFAGLVDDCELGRGEKITTCTDLQGFWDMVYYQVEDVNKKFDALKEAESRGWVEEHKPPPPRQRKVVKKPAAPAKPAGTKAAAKSRLAAVKAAMKAKQQAAQAEKAAKDAGNAEDTPSQDSQEPQPQAEPKPTDAVVFDGGFFQVESPARPSGSVRRSSRLSAAVLPQASPCSSYLSPRRVTRRSLALAQTPVPAVGSPVQPVHTPAHLRLALSLTPAQTPKSQRGTPQSSRNRKDTVNSSLCFSAVKEALSEVTKPEGSSAHQSGTDSTQEIAASVPELSTPTPVHSLPAITVVEELAEAVDVDLPLSPRLSPSPCKTPPPVSQAPEPSASLSFMLSPCVTPSQPPTPSPPAVEAQQSVCHTPDSSVVEEIPGLDFERYLQPSQRCSLSPRDTVTVETLSPMAVDVEMESPRGQSEDLLTQQEPAHPAVPSVFALQSPQPQAAESPMLLFTPDPKDRIRQSCCPSDLMVFTPPL
- the dlgap5 gene encoding disks large-associated protein 5 isoform X2 produces the protein MESRFAHLRERDTSVSMLRVKMSRRRSQSQKENRQRAMNTRRQLEKLQELEMSTMDASMAVTDMSVIQEKTLNKAKSAKQAAGEERMKQLERWKERKALEKEKEKREKERKGVFKTGVYHPKDRLVIAPLPVVPAASTRAKETKVSAAPSQSTRVTRSMKQPHQVQKPLKMQDPNTVAKKAQPAVERSTRSRAAPAPVVSKTKVCAVEPIVRASSTRSANRPPVTAAPVMKDKPKGKPADVRTTRSRAFVSHVAPPADQQRNCKVTDDNSVEPAVPKDPELKEPEIKEPEEKPCPPSPAPCSEEEDMVVDQAPADSIPAGDPVEEPSSLTSFAPDGFKFSAPTGLSSFKFEPLTPRSADAFLTPSNSFTLPDVPVFSAEPQAEPSEPSPPKSPRRSAPCTSPTPGSPLESKHDVPYFRSEIANETDRLMTLCASWEFKVEDESIPEEMRDRMRTAIGQARLLMKERFNQFAGLVDDCELGRGEKITTCTDLQGFWDMVYYQVEDVNKKFDALKEAESRGWVEEHKPPPPRQRKVVKKPAAPAKPAGTKAAAKSRLAAVKAAMKAKQQAAQAEKAAKDAGNAEDTPSQDSQEPQPQAEPKPTDAVVFDGGFFQVESPARPSGSVRRSSRLSAAVLPQASPCSSYLSPRRVTRRSLALAQTPVPAVGSPVQPVHTPAHLRLALSLTPAQTPKSQRGTPQSSRNRKDTVNSSLCFSAVKEALSEVTKPEGSSAHQSGTDSTQEIAASVPELSTPTPVHSLPAITVVEELAEAVDVDLPLSPRLSPSPCKTPPPVSQAPEPSASLSFMLSPCVTPSQPPTPSPPAVEAQQSVCHTPDSSVVEEIPGLDFERYLQPSQRCSLSPRDTVTVETLSPMAVDVEMESPRGQSEDLLTQQEPAPGGRVSHASLHPGPQGPDTPVLLSK